The following coding sequences lie in one Thalassoglobus polymorphus genomic window:
- a CDS encoding DUF1559 family PulG-like putative transporter, translating to MRTLSLTSFLMLAICLHGCGGGDKPADSPADGGATTEGLDDPMDSSSLGAPGEMPSTDPPAANETAAANEAPSASSSGSAEAASPDGSTLNYVPEDAVAVLIVRPSKVLSNPLVKEMITLMDQANPREKVEEKMADFADEVGVKPEQVDHVLVVVDKNMLDMAPMIAAGGARPSPVVVVQLAPGVSSQLILDSVPQGESIEIAGGTGVTTPDGGVLFKVSDSRLVYSSKENLDSVLKNASSGKVKAMVSKSAASDLALAVDLEPVKVLLQDAMKQNPNPPGMVMTMVMPIVTQLQTLSLGADLEAANILEVNVSTPNVDAAQGVHGMLNGFLGMGKQQYEQAKGEIPEEMQAMAKQLVDGAELSTSDTIVSLTLPRPENFEKLPEMLKPAFAEAAEAAKRAQKRNDIKQIGLAFHNYHDVYQHFPAVDSNGEKDEAGVRGKGLSWRVHLLPFLEYAPLYEKFNLDEAWDSEHNKALIAEMPAVFGDNPEGKTSIHVFVGENLAFNEGKPGARIRDYTDGTSNTILAVKAGDDTAEIWTKPGGLKFNAEDPFAALGNIGEVFMVLLCDGSTRDLSKDLDKTTFSNLIQQNDGNPVDF from the coding sequence ATGCGAACGCTCTCTCTAACGTCATTTCTCATGCTGGCAATCTGCCTCCACGGTTGTGGAGGAGGGGACAAACCGGCGGACTCACCTGCTGATGGTGGTGCGACAACCGAAGGTCTCGATGACCCAATGGATAGTTCATCACTTGGAGCCCCGGGGGAAATGCCATCCACCGATCCTCCAGCAGCCAATGAGACTGCAGCAGCGAATGAGGCTCCATCAGCTTCTTCCAGTGGTTCAGCTGAAGCTGCGAGTCCCGATGGTTCAACGCTGAATTATGTTCCAGAAGATGCGGTCGCTGTGTTGATCGTTCGCCCTTCGAAGGTTTTGAGTAATCCACTTGTGAAAGAGATGATCACTCTGATGGATCAAGCCAATCCTCGCGAGAAAGTCGAGGAGAAAATGGCGGATTTTGCAGACGAAGTTGGCGTCAAGCCTGAACAGGTTGATCATGTGCTGGTTGTCGTTGACAAGAATATGTTAGACATGGCGCCTATGATTGCGGCTGGAGGAGCACGACCCTCTCCGGTTGTGGTTGTGCAACTTGCTCCTGGAGTCAGTTCGCAACTGATTCTGGATTCCGTTCCACAGGGAGAATCGATTGAGATCGCTGGCGGAACTGGAGTCACCACTCCCGATGGCGGAGTTCTTTTCAAGGTGAGCGATTCCCGGCTTGTTTACTCATCAAAAGAGAATCTCGATTCGGTTCTCAAGAATGCATCGAGTGGAAAGGTCAAGGCGATGGTTTCAAAATCGGCAGCCAGCGACTTGGCACTCGCTGTTGATTTGGAACCCGTCAAAGTTCTGTTGCAGGACGCCATGAAGCAAAACCCTAACCCGCCCGGGATGGTGATGACCATGGTCATGCCAATTGTGACACAACTGCAAACGCTTTCACTCGGAGCTGATCTTGAAGCGGCAAATATCCTGGAAGTCAATGTGAGCACTCCCAATGTCGACGCGGCTCAGGGAGTGCACGGCATGCTGAACGGTTTCCTGGGGATGGGGAAACAACAATATGAGCAGGCCAAGGGCGAGATTCCCGAGGAAATGCAAGCGATGGCAAAGCAACTCGTTGATGGAGCCGAACTGTCCACTTCGGACACAATCGTCAGCCTGACGCTTCCGCGCCCTGAGAACTTTGAGAAGCTTCCTGAAATGCTCAAACCCGCATTCGCCGAAGCGGCCGAAGCAGCCAAGAGAGCCCAAAAACGCAACGACATTAAGCAAATCGGATTGGCGTTCCACAACTATCACGATGTTTACCAGCACTTCCCGGCAGTCGATTCCAATGGCGAAAAAGATGAAGCCGGTGTGAGAGGAAAAGGGCTCAGCTGGCGCGTCCACCTGCTCCCCTTCCTTGAGTATGCCCCTCTCTACGAGAAGTTCAATCTTGATGAAGCTTGGGACAGCGAGCACAACAAAGCTCTCATCGCTGAGATGCCGGCCGTCTTTGGTGACAACCCGGAAGGCAAAACATCAATTCATGTCTTTGTCGGTGAAAATCTGGCGTTCAACGAAGGCAAGCCCGGAGCCAGAATCCGTGACTATACTGATGGAACTTCCAATACCATTCTGGCAGTCAAAGCGGGTGACGATACCGCCGAAATCTGGACTAAACCGGGTGGGCTGAAGTTTAACGCAGAAGACCCGTTTGCAGCTCTGGGCAACATTGGCGAAGTGTTCATGGTCCTCCTTTGTGATGGTTCAACTCGAGACCTGAGCAAGGATCTCGACAAGACAACGTTCTCCAACCTGATCCAACAGAACGACGGCAACCCTGTTGATTTCTAG
- a CDS encoding 2-isopropylmalate synthase — translation MSDVITFFDTTLRDGEQSPGCSMDTAEKLEVAKALVDLGVDVIEAGFPIASPGDFEAVQKIAQKFGDQSTICGLARCRKEDIDSAWGALQDAQNVRIHVFLATSAIHRDFKLKMAKEEIVRRAVDMVKYTCDQMASRSDIVTPNVEFSPEDAARTELDFLCEVVEKTIAAGATTVNIPDTVGYATPNHFFKVISYLKENVSNIDQAVISTHCHNDLGLAVANSLAGIEAGARQVECTINGLGERAGNAALEELAMAIRTRGDYYGVTTNINTQKLCSTSRLVSKITGMAVQRNKAIVGQNAFAHEAGIHQHGMLQERTTYEIMRPQDVGYVGTNLVLGKHSGRHAFRDRVESLGYDLSEESFQKAFEAFIALADKKKEIFDVDIVALVDNQTSSEIEEHWKIKNFHTLSGTETIPTATLELEHKEGNIVQDAATGDGPVDAAFKCMERVAGISAKLTDYNVRSVSSGKDALGEVSLSIDIDGVIFHGKGVSTDVIEASVQAYLQALNKALSQDRGRRRNEKKGV, via the coding sequence ATGTCTGACGTCATTACCTTCTTCGACACGACTCTTCGTGACGGCGAACAATCGCCCGGCTGTAGTATGGATACAGCTGAAAAGCTGGAAGTGGCTAAGGCTCTTGTGGATCTGGGTGTCGATGTCATTGAAGCCGGGTTCCCCATCGCTTCTCCCGGCGACTTCGAGGCGGTGCAGAAGATCGCTCAGAAATTTGGGGACCAATCGACCATTTGCGGGTTGGCACGTTGTCGTAAGGAAGACATCGACAGCGCCTGGGGGGCACTTCAGGATGCACAGAATGTTCGCATCCACGTGTTTCTTGCCACCAGTGCGATTCATCGCGATTTCAAGCTGAAGATGGCGAAGGAGGAAATCGTTCGCCGTGCTGTCGATATGGTCAAGTACACGTGCGACCAGATGGCCTCACGAAGCGATATCGTCACACCGAACGTAGAGTTCTCTCCGGAAGACGCTGCACGAACCGAACTCGATTTTTTGTGCGAAGTCGTCGAAAAGACAATCGCCGCCGGGGCGACGACCGTCAATATCCCAGACACTGTTGGCTATGCGACGCCGAATCATTTCTTCAAAGTGATTTCCTACTTGAAGGAGAACGTTTCGAACATCGATCAGGCTGTCATTAGTACACATTGCCACAACGATTTAGGACTTGCGGTTGCCAATAGCTTGGCCGGAATTGAAGCGGGAGCGCGGCAGGTCGAGTGTACTATCAACGGCTTGGGCGAACGTGCTGGCAACGCGGCACTCGAAGAGTTGGCGATGGCGATTCGCACACGTGGCGACTATTACGGTGTCACGACGAATATCAATACTCAAAAATTGTGTTCGACGAGCCGTCTGGTTTCGAAAATTACCGGTATGGCAGTTCAGCGAAACAAAGCGATTGTTGGCCAAAATGCATTCGCGCACGAAGCTGGAATCCATCAACATGGGATGCTTCAAGAGCGGACGACTTACGAGATTATGCGACCGCAAGACGTGGGGTATGTGGGAACAAACCTGGTCCTCGGGAAACATAGCGGACGCCACGCCTTCCGCGACCGCGTGGAATCACTCGGGTATGATTTGAGTGAAGAGTCCTTTCAAAAAGCCTTCGAAGCCTTCATTGCCTTGGCAGATAAGAAGAAGGAGATCTTCGACGTCGACATCGTTGCGCTTGTCGACAATCAGACGAGTTCAGAGATCGAAGAGCACTGGAAGATCAAAAACTTTCACACGCTCAGCGGAACGGAGACGATCCCGACAGCAACTCTCGAATTGGAGCACAAGGAAGGCAACATTGTCCAAGATGCTGCCACGGGAGATGGTCCTGTCGATGCCGCGTTCAAGTGCATGGAACGAGTCGCTGGCATCTCGGCAAAACTGACGGACTACAATGTTCGCAGCGTGTCGAGTGGAAAGGATGCCTTGGGCGAAGTGAGTCTTTCGATTGATATCGACGGGGTGATCTTCCATGGAAAGGGAGTCAGTACCGACGTCATTGAAGCGAGTGTCCAGGCGTACCTGCAGGCTCTCAACAAAGCACTCTCGCAAGATCGCGGACGCCGACGTAACGAGAAGAAGGGCGTGTGA
- a CDS encoding MraY family glycosyltransferase, protein MTIVIRRCAPQWGLVDHPAARKVHVTPTPLGGGLAIYLGMLLPLIAAQLIVLLIQQNALPASWIPEEFRIHLAGMLHRSPQLWGLLAAGTVLVLMGLLDDRFGLSWKWRLGVQFFVAISLVSTGMSASLFVSQPWVGQVVSVLWIVALINSLNFLDNMDGLSAGIGLIASVMFASIMLTLVGEPRWLVGGCLVILAGSLSGFLIHNWPPANIFMGDAGSTFIGLMLSSLTILGTFYDETMPQRHVMLAPLCILAIPLYDLCSVILIRLKEGRSPFQPDKKHFSHRLEALGLSKKHAVMTVHFATLTTGIGALLLYQVEDWQGAFLVVSLVLCVLVIVSILEMAPRPSSKEE, encoded by the coding sequence ATGACAATTGTCATTCGCCGCTGCGCACCGCAGTGGGGACTTGTTGACCACCCAGCTGCCCGGAAGGTTCATGTGACACCGACACCGCTCGGTGGAGGACTTGCGATTTACCTGGGAATGCTCCTCCCGCTGATCGCTGCTCAGCTGATCGTGTTGCTGATTCAACAGAACGCTCTCCCGGCAAGTTGGATTCCCGAAGAATTTCGCATCCACCTGGCGGGTATGCTGCATCGCTCCCCTCAACTATGGGGGCTTTTAGCTGCTGGAACAGTGCTGGTGTTGATGGGGCTGCTAGATGACCGATTCGGGCTTTCCTGGAAATGGCGGCTGGGCGTCCAGTTTTTCGTCGCCATCTCTTTAGTCAGCACCGGAATGAGTGCCAGTCTGTTTGTCTCGCAGCCGTGGGTGGGGCAGGTCGTCAGCGTGTTGTGGATCGTGGCACTGATCAACTCGTTGAACTTTCTCGACAACATGGATGGGCTGAGCGCCGGAATCGGGCTGATCGCTTCTGTGATGTTTGCGAGTATCATGCTGACACTAGTTGGAGAGCCTCGCTGGCTCGTCGGTGGATGCCTCGTCATTCTCGCTGGGTCGCTGAGCGGCTTTCTCATTCATAACTGGCCTCCTGCCAACATTTTCATGGGCGATGCAGGAAGTACGTTCATCGGCTTGATGCTGTCGAGCCTGACAATTCTGGGAACGTTTTATGATGAAACGATGCCACAGCGGCATGTCATGCTTGCCCCCCTTTGTATTCTGGCGATCCCGCTTTATGACTTGTGCTCTGTCATCTTGATTCGCCTGAAGGAAGGGCGCAGCCCGTTTCAACCCGACAAGAAACATTTCTCACATCGCTTGGAAGCCTTGGGGCTCAGCAAAAAACATGCAGTGATGACCGTTCACTTTGCAACCCTGACGACAGGCATCGGAGCACTGTTGCTGTATCAAGTCGAAGATTGGCAAGGGGCGTTCCTGGTGGTCTCGCTGGTCCTGTGCGTGCTGGTGATCGTTTCGATCCTGGAAATGGCTCCGCGCCCATCCTCGAAAGAAGAATAG
- a CDS encoding GntP family permease has protein sequence MDPLVILAIGIASVLGLILILRVNAFLALIISAIVVSLLAPGSVEDKISRVATSFGNSAGNIAIVIGLAAIIGECMMASGAADRIVQAFLRLLGEKRASWALMGSGFVLSVPVFFDTVFYLLVPLARSLFRRTNKNYLLYILAIAAGGAITHTLVPPTPGPLVMATTLGIDIGVMMLVGAMVAFPAAVAGLAVSAWLNRMIEVPFRDDKVIGTEDDDPQIPQTTPPLFLSLLPVILPVALISANTALETMANAEQTPRLTVTDVTDWPAFHTALKDQSEPAAIPQFVNVLPETTKEVIAKDSLTDDDKTEIVAAMNAALLEKDPAIYSNEAFDAVVRKSWKIAADLQNDQLTPQEKEMLTREALVNELSQSDLKKMKVHERQRFNRLLLEVTFPETIKPHNWDTGLRNAANISMLFGNANFALLISTLVAMGLVFSTRKPTLVEMSKTVELALMSGGVIILITAAGGAFGDMLKIAGIGEAIQDKFSNGDTKSTGIAFLVLGYSLAALLKVAQGSSTTAMIVGSGMLASMVTGIDLGFNPVYLATAIGAGSLMGSWMNDSGFWIFTKMGRLTESESLRSWTPMLATLSIVSFAMTVLLSKILPLL, from the coding sequence TTGGACCCTCTCGTTATTCTCGCCATCGGTATTGCCTCTGTTCTCGGTCTGATTCTGATTTTACGAGTCAACGCCTTCCTGGCATTGATCATTTCGGCAATTGTGGTGAGTTTGCTTGCTCCGGGATCGGTCGAAGACAAAATTTCTCGCGTGGCAACTTCGTTCGGAAATTCGGCTGGCAACATCGCTATTGTGATTGGCCTGGCTGCCATCATCGGCGAGTGCATGATGGCGAGCGGGGCCGCAGACCGGATTGTGCAGGCTTTTTTGAGATTACTCGGCGAAAAGCGAGCCTCCTGGGCACTCATGGGAAGTGGATTCGTGCTCTCGGTTCCCGTCTTCTTTGATACGGTTTTCTACCTTCTGGTCCCGTTGGCCCGTTCTCTCTTTCGCCGAACAAACAAAAATTACCTGCTGTATATTCTAGCGATTGCCGCAGGGGGGGCGATTACCCACACGTTAGTCCCACCGACTCCGGGACCGCTGGTCATGGCCACGACGCTCGGAATCGACATCGGTGTGATGATGCTGGTTGGTGCGATGGTCGCATTTCCAGCCGCTGTCGCAGGATTGGCAGTCTCTGCCTGGCTCAATCGGATGATTGAAGTCCCATTTCGTGACGACAAAGTCATTGGCACTGAAGACGATGATCCGCAGATTCCACAAACAACGCCCCCGTTGTTCTTGTCATTGTTACCGGTCATTTTGCCAGTGGCATTAATTTCTGCGAACACAGCTTTAGAAACGATGGCCAATGCCGAACAGACACCTCGCCTGACGGTCACCGATGTCACCGACTGGCCGGCGTTTCATACCGCTTTGAAAGATCAAAGTGAACCGGCAGCGATTCCTCAATTCGTCAATGTTCTTCCTGAAACGACGAAGGAAGTGATCGCCAAAGATTCACTTACGGATGACGATAAAACAGAGATCGTCGCTGCGATGAATGCCGCATTACTGGAGAAAGACCCAGCGATCTACAGCAACGAAGCATTCGATGCAGTCGTGCGAAAGAGTTGGAAAATCGCTGCCGATTTGCAGAACGATCAGTTGACGCCTCAAGAAAAAGAGATGCTGACCCGCGAAGCTCTCGTGAATGAGTTATCGCAAAGTGATCTCAAAAAGATGAAGGTCCACGAACGGCAACGTTTCAATAGACTCCTTCTTGAAGTCACTTTCCCGGAGACAATCAAACCTCACAACTGGGACACAGGCCTTCGTAATGCCGCGAATATTTCAATGCTGTTCGGAAACGCAAACTTCGCATTGTTAATTTCGACGCTCGTCGCCATGGGGTTGGTCTTCAGCACGCGGAAACCAACGCTCGTTGAAATGTCCAAAACTGTTGAACTGGCGTTGATGAGCGGCGGGGTCATTATCCTCATCACCGCTGCCGGGGGAGCGTTTGGAGACATGCTGAAAATTGCCGGGATCGGTGAAGCGATTCAGGACAAATTTTCTAATGGAGACACAAAAAGCACTGGGATCGCCTTTCTGGTCTTAGGCTACTCACTCGCCGCATTACTGAAGGTTGCTCAGGGGTCCAGTACCACTGCGATGATCGTTGGATCGGGCATGCTGGCATCGATGGTGACCGGCATCGACCTGGGATTCAATCCGGTATATCTGGCGACTGCCATTGGGGCTGGCTCGCTGATGGGAAGCTGGATGAACGATTCCGGATTCTGGATCTTCACAAAAATGGGACGGCTGACCGAATCGGAAAGCCTTCGCTCATGGACTCCAATGCTCGCAACTCTCAGTATCGTCAGCTTTGCAATGACGGTTCTGCTCTCGAAAATCCTCCCACTTCTATAA
- the hemP gene encoding hemin uptake protein HemP, with protein sequence MNSLENDPDPQKQAAPKPGQKLACADGVYNSCDLFQERTEITICHNGECYRLRLTRKGKLILNK encoded by the coding sequence ATGAATTCCCTCGAAAACGATCCCGACCCCCAAAAACAGGCTGCACCAAAGCCTGGGCAGAAGTTAGCTTGCGCCGATGGTGTCTATAATTCTTGTGACCTTTTCCAGGAAAGGACGGAAATCACGATCTGCCATAACGGAGAGTGTTACCGCCTTCGCCTGACACGCAAAGGAAAACTCATTCTCAACAAATAA
- a CDS encoding DUF1559 family PulG-like putative transporter, which translates to MFSHRPRKGFTLIELLVVIAIIAILVALLLPAVQQAREAARRTQCKNNLKQIGLALHNYLDVNNGFPPSFISDITTGGVNQTNGGEWSAQARLLPYLEQASLYNAADLSQAYDSTINAAIPAMRIAAYQCPSDPNDVARTDTSGNAIHYPLSYGFNGGSWRVWTNGTRVPGDGAFAPNRNFKPRDFTDGMSNTIGFSEVKAFTAYNRDGETGTSTIPNDSSQVSALIAGGGSNKANSGHTEWVDGRVHQTGFTVTLPPNAEVTVPGGDRAEEGDYTSCREDKPCSGPTYAAVTSRSWHTGIVNSLLMDGSVRSISENIDLGTWRNLGQRSDGQVIGEF; encoded by the coding sequence ATGTTTTCCCATCGCCCCCGCAAGGGTTTTACGCTGATTGAGCTATTGGTTGTGATTGCCATCATCGCCATTCTTGTTGCATTGCTCTTACCGGCTGTTCAACAGGCTCGTGAAGCTGCTCGGCGAACCCAGTGCAAAAATAATTTAAAACAGATCGGTCTCGCTCTTCACAATTATCTGGACGTGAATAACGGGTTTCCTCCTTCCTTCATCTCGGACATCACCACAGGGGGCGTCAATCAGACAAACGGTGGGGAATGGTCGGCTCAGGCACGGTTGCTGCCATATCTGGAGCAAGCCAGCCTTTACAATGCTGCGGATCTGTCCCAAGCCTATGATTCAACAATTAACGCTGCGATTCCTGCGATGAGAATCGCAGCCTATCAATGTCCCAGTGATCCCAACGACGTGGCCCGGACAGATACTTCAGGAAACGCAATCCACTACCCTCTCAGTTACGGGTTTAATGGAGGATCGTGGAGAGTCTGGACCAACGGTACTCGCGTTCCCGGAGATGGGGCATTCGCTCCGAACCGCAACTTCAAACCGCGTGATTTCACCGATGGGATGAGTAATACGATCGGTTTCTCTGAGGTCAAAGCGTTCACTGCCTACAACCGCGATGGCGAAACTGGCACATCAACCATTCCCAACGATTCCTCGCAAGTTTCTGCATTGATTGCAGGTGGCGGAAGCAACAAGGCCAACAGCGGTCACACCGAATGGGTCGATGGCCGAGTTCATCAGACTGGTTTTACTGTCACTCTTCCGCCAAACGCAGAAGTGACTGTTCCGGGCGGAGACCGAGCTGAAGAAGGGGATTACACTTCATGCCGCGAAGACAAGCCTTGCTCTGGACCGACTTACGCCGCTGTCACTTCCCGCAGTTGGCACACCGGGATCGTCAACAGCTTGCTCATGGACGGCTCCGTCCGATCGATCAGTGAAAACATTGACCTCGGAACCTGGAGAAATCTTGGTCAAAGAAGCGACGGTCAAGTGATCGGCGAGTTCTAA
- the csrA gene encoding carbon storage regulator CsrA → MLVLSRHRDESIMIGDDVVITIVDIRGDKVRLGIQAPTEIPVHRQEVYEAIQRERASEGTDDQAKSAKSSA, encoded by the coding sequence ATGCTCGTTCTTTCACGCCACCGAGACGAAAGCATTATGATTGGTGACGATGTCGTCATCACAATTGTCGACATTCGTGGCGACAAGGTTCGCTTGGGGATTCAAGCTCCAACCGAAATTCCCGTACACAGACAAGAAGTGTACGAAGCCATCCAGCGTGAGCGTGCGTCCGAAGGGACTGACGACCAAGCAAAATCGGCGAAATCATCAGCATAA
- a CDS encoding endonuclease V — MKRTFSESLCELPDLRSEVLKLLAQVPVGQVTTYGDLARALGDEKTASARWLGAFFKDHDHQHGCTCHRVVRSNGEIGMYVTGDPNEKAGLLKKDGVMLTGLGNVDLACRFSDFHSVKPLKQLKEFQFTLAKRRQRKSQELTPRTFAGVDCAYRDDGNAVGAYVELDSETLAVTFEESVVAPVEFPYIPGFLSFREMPVLLLLLDKVRRRRDLADIIFVDGNGILHPRRAGIATCLGVLINRPTLGIGKSLLCGSVDTKRMRAGDIRPVYDNGELIGNALKTKNQSKPIFASPGNLISLEEATLFAKATMTKHRTPEPIFYADRFTKQLRKN, encoded by the coding sequence ATGAAACGGACCTTCAGCGAATCACTGTGTGAACTTCCCGACTTGAGGAGTGAGGTCCTGAAGTTACTTGCTCAGGTTCCAGTTGGGCAAGTGACAACGTACGGAGATCTTGCCAGAGCCTTGGGCGACGAAAAGACAGCCTCAGCCCGTTGGCTGGGAGCATTCTTCAAGGATCATGATCATCAACATGGCTGCACATGCCATCGTGTCGTTCGATCCAATGGCGAAATCGGAATGTACGTCACCGGTGATCCAAACGAGAAGGCCGGGCTGCTCAAGAAAGATGGGGTCATGCTAACCGGCTTGGGGAACGTTGACCTTGCCTGCCGTTTCTCCGATTTTCATTCCGTGAAACCGCTCAAACAACTGAAAGAGTTCCAATTCACGTTGGCGAAGAGGCGTCAAAGAAAATCGCAGGAACTGACTCCTCGCACTTTTGCGGGGGTCGACTGTGCCTACCGGGACGATGGAAATGCAGTTGGCGCCTATGTGGAGTTGGACTCCGAAACGCTCGCCGTGACGTTTGAGGAATCTGTCGTCGCTCCGGTTGAGTTTCCTTACATCCCGGGTTTCCTTTCCTTCAGAGAGATGCCGGTGTTGCTCTTACTTCTCGACAAAGTGAGACGTCGCCGAGATTTGGCGGACATCATCTTCGTCGATGGAAACGGAATTCTACATCCTCGACGTGCCGGAATTGCGACTTGCCTGGGTGTGTTGATCAATCGGCCCACACTCGGAATTGGAAAGTCTTTGCTCTGCGGATCAGTGGACACGAAGAGAATGAGAGCCGGTGACATTCGCCCCGTTTACGACAATGGTGAATTGATCGGAAATGCGTTGAAAACAAAGAACCAAAGTAAGCCCATTTTCGCCTCGCCGGGGAATCTGATCTCGCTCGAAGAGGCGACTCTGTTCGCCAAAGCGACGATGACAAAACACCGCACCCCGGAGCCGATCTTCTATGCCGACCGGTTCACCAAACAGTTACGCAAAAACTGA